In the Arthrobacter sp. SLBN-100 genome, CGCAGTATTGCTTGTCGCTCCCCTGGTAACTCGCCTGATGCGCGAAGCGCCAGGGGTAGTCATTCAGATTGAACCCATCGGGCAACCCCGAAACGAGCTCGTGGAGCGCCAAGGCATTGATTTGGTTTTGCTTCCTGACACGTACGGCATCACCCACCCCAACCAGCAGGTCCTTTCACTGGAATGGACGTGCGTTGTTGACCGCGACCACCCATTCGTGGGCTATCGGTTTGACGCTGACTCATTCAAGAAGTTTCCGCACGTGGTGTATGAGCATCATGGGATGGCAACTAATGCCCATTCCTCCATCATTGCCGCAGGCCTTGGGAATGATCAGGTCATTGTCGACGATTTCGTTGTGATTCCCTTTTTGATTCGAAGAAACAGCCTGGTGGGCCTGCTCCAGGACAAGCTCGCTGAAGAGTTCACTCGTGACGGCAATTTCAGGACTGTCGCTCCACCTCTTGAATTGCCCTCCGTGCGCATGCACATGTACTGGCATGCCCGCAACGACAAGGACCCAGGCAATCGATGGTTGAGATCGCGGTTCCTTGAGATCGGCAATGAAATCATGAACCCTTCCGCCTAAAAGGC is a window encoding:
- a CDS encoding LysR family transcriptional regulator → MRNLYGVDLNLLVALEALLNERNVTRAGEQLGVSQSAMSNTLGRLRRLLDDDILIRVGREWQVTPRAASLQEPLSRMLAITREEVLGHLPFDAASSRRRFRIATANAAAVLLVAPLVTRLMREAPGVVIQIEPIGQPRNELVERQGIDLVLLPDTYGITHPNQQVLSLEWTCVVDRDHPFVGYRFDADSFKKFPHVVYEHHGMATNAHSSIIAAGLGNDQVIVDDFVVIPFLIRRNSLVGLLQDKLAEEFTRDGNFRTVAPPLELPSVRMHMYWHARNDKDPGNRWLRSRFLEIGNEIMNPSA